A region from the Spiroplasma taiwanense CT-1 genome encodes:
- the coaD gene encoding pantetheine-phosphate adenylyltransferase, whose amino-acid sequence MKRAIYPGSFNPFHEGHLNILKKASKLFDEIIIVVTKNINKDLEPDLQARVDLIEKMTKNINNKKIALNINQLTADFAKERNINYLIRGIRDIDTLDYEIQLYDGNKLIYPELETVFFISDLGSRKVSSTFLKEIENYKKDGKN is encoded by the coding sequence ATGAAAAGAGCTATCTATCCAGGGAGCTTTAATCCTTTTCATGAGGGTCATTTAAATATTTTAAAAAAAGCATCTAAACTTTTTGATGAGATTATCATTGTAGTAACTAAAAATATTAATAAGGACCTTGAACCAGATTTGCAAGCAAGAGTAGATTTAATTGAAAAAATGACTAAAAATATCAACAATAAAAAGATTGCTTTAAATATAAATCAGCTTACAGCTGATTTTGCAAAAGAAAGAAATATAAATTATTTAATTAGGGGAATTAGAGATATTGATACTTTAGATTATGAAATACAATTATATGATGGAAACAAATTGATATATCCAGAATTAGAAACTGTTTTTTTTATTTCCGATCTAGGAAGTAGAAAAGTATCATCAACTTTTTTAAAAGAAATAGAAAATTATAAAAAGGATGGAAAAAATTAA